AAGCCTCAACCacataaaaacatgcagacaaaaattaaaaaaaagaaatatgtcGGCAAAGCAGACCGGACTCACTTTCTTGGGTTCCTTTGGCGTCTTGggcgtcttcttcttcttcatcttcttatCTTCCTGCTCGGGGTCGGAGGTGATGGCGGGGTTGTCGATGCCACCCTTCCAGGGGTCCGCGGGAGACAGCAGCGGGTCCTCCTCGCTGCCCCGGTGGGCCcttcccttcttcttcttctgcgtgGTGGGGCCCGTCTCCTCGCCGTCGCTGTCCAAGTGGAAGCGTCTTTGGTAGGCTTTGGTCTTGCTGAAGAGGATTTTGGAGCGGTGTTTGTACTTGGAGGGCCGGCGTCCGGTCTGAGTCTTGCGGTCGTATCCGTTCTCGTCCTCTCCTCCCCCGTGCAGGCCGAACGAGTTCCGGATCTTAACTAGGCGGCGGTGCGCGTCGTCGGGCTCGGCGTAAATGTCGTCGGTGTGGAAGCCCCTGGTCCTCGGCAGGGTGTCTGCGGGGTCTGCATAGTTGTCCGAAGCTTCCACGTCGTCGGAGTGCGTGGCGGGTATGCGCGGCGGGCGGCGGTTGCTTCGCATTCCGGCTTCGATGGTTTTCAGCAAGTTGGGGTCCAATTTTTTCACATTGGGTTTGGATAGAGCCGGCTTGGGTCGAACGGGCGGAGGCACTTTGTGGTTGCGTTCGTTGTCGCCCAAAGGCGTGCTGTGGACCGGGTACACGTTGCCCTCCAGGTCGATACGGTACTTGGTGCGCTCGCTGGGCGTGGGAAGAAGCTGGACGTCGTCGCCTATCGGACTGTACGGCGGGGGGGCTTCGTTGTCGTCGTCGGACTCCGGGTAGTACGTGTTGTAGGCCGGAGAGTGGCTTTGTGGCGAGGTCTGGAAGACGTCTTCAGCGGCCCCAGTGGTGCACTCCCTCGACGAGCTGTCAAACAAGAAGGAGCTCTCAATATTTGGTTTCTTCTCCAGCACTTCGTTGAAGAAGGGCGTAAAAACCTCCGTCTGCCGGTGGTACTGCGACAGCGAGTACAGCGCCGTAAACTTGGCAGCGATCTCCGTGGCGATGTGCTCGCCTTCGGTCATCAGCTCCTTGATGGCGTCGTTTTCAAAGAAGTCTGCCTGGCTGTCTGTGATGGCTACCATCTGGACGGGGATCACGTCGTGGACCTCTGCCAAAAAGGCGCGCAGCGTCGCCATGGACGCCTTGCGCTTGGCCGAGTAGACCAGGATGTAGCCGTGCACCAGCTCATCTTTGCGGACACCGATGGCCGAGTGGTAGGAGAGGACGGCGACTTGAATCCTCCTCCTGCTGTCCCCGATGATCTTGTCCAGTAGCAGCGTGTTGGCCTGGCCCGGCTGCCCGGCGCTGCAGCAGTGCGACTCCAGAAAAGGCGAGAGAATGAGTTCGACGCTGAAGGGGTCCCAGCACATGGCGCACATAACGATCCGGAGGTCGGCCTCCGACAAGTCTTTGATGGAGGGCAGCGGCGCCAGGACATCAAAGTTCTGCTTGAGGCCGTCCAGAACCGCTCGAAGGCCCTGCTTGATCTGGAACTCCGTGAACTTGCGCGGAAAGGCACCGGTCGGAATGTCCACAAAGGTGCACTGCAGCTTATTGGCCAACTGCTGGCCCTGGTGCCGCAGGATGGGTATGTTCTTACACACGCTGTCCCTCTGATTGGCCAGGATGAGGATAAACGGGAGAGGAGGAGAGAACTTCTCTCTCCTGCCCTGGGCGATCTCCGCTCGGATCCTGCCAATGCAATCCCCGATGCAGTTGAGGGACTCGATGGAATTGAAGACGCAGAAGCAGCCGTGCGGCTTGAACGTGGACACCCAGGTGTGACTGAAGAGCAACGTGGAGTTGACGTCCACGGGCAGAAGCTCCATTTCGTAAATTTTGCCATCGAGGGCGTACTCGTCGTCCGTGGACTGAGCTCGAATCTCATTGGCTAGTTCTTGCGAGAGGCCCTCCCTTCCCAGGAGGCAGAGGTTGATCTTGTCCACATTGGCAATGTTGTAGTAGAGGTTCGAGCGGCCGTGGTCCAGCTGAACCAGCCTGTTGGCGAGAACCTGCTCCACTTTCAGGTCCACGCAGTTGTGCCCGCTCAGGCAAGTTTCCTTGGTGGGGTGGTAAACGAAGCCGATGTGCTTAAGGAGCAGCGACTCACGGTCCGGGGCCAGTTTCTGTAGCGCCCGGTATCTAGGCTCCTCGTTGAGCACGCTGTGAATTTCACTCATCTTGTCGCAGCTCGGCGTGGCGTTCAGATCCAAGTCGTAGAAGAGCTCGGCGTGCTCAAAAAGCATTTCCTGAaattcctctttggcccgctcAACTATTTCCTGCTGGTGTCTACAGTAAACATCCCTCCTATCTGATTCTGTGATGAACTTGGAGGCTTCATCCTCCATAACGAAGCACATGACTTCCTCCCAAGGCTGCCCGGCACTGATAAAGTGAACCCTGTCCAGCGTCTTCTTGAACCTCTCCTTCATGTCTACCCTCCTCTTTTCCGACAGCAGGTGCTGGACGTGGTTGTGGTAAATCCTCTCGCCGTCGGGCGTGCTCAGGAGGTCGAAAGGTATCCGCCGGTCGCTGTTGTCGATGTGGTCCGACTCGTCCCACGGCGTCTGTTCCAGTACCACAAACCAACACTGGAAATCGGAGCGGTTGCGGATGACGCTTTGCGCCTCGGCCCACGTCAGGTGCTCCACCTCGTCCAAGCGGCTCACGAGGTTGTTGAGGGTCTTGGGCAGAGTGGTCAGGTACTCCTCTCGCCTCCTCTTGATGTGCTCTTGTTTCAGCTGTGCAATGTGCTTTGTGAACATGCTCCTGCCCTTCCTTGAGCCCTCCAAGGTGACGAACTCCTCATAGTCGGGGTTGCCCTTTGTGTTACTGACCACCGCTTTCCACGTGGTGTGGTAATCTCTAACCATCTGCACCATGAGTTTCTCAAATCTTTCCGTCACTGAGGCAACAAGCTGCCTTTGGACTTTATCGGCCTCCAAGTATGGCACCATTTTTGGCTTGCCCCTGGTTTTGTCCAGCTGCTGGATGAGAGCGTTGAAACAGAGCTCCACATTGATGTTGGCGCGCGCCGACGTCTCGACAAGGAGCAAGTTCTTCTTGCTGGCCACAAAAGTGTAGAGGTCCCTCAGGTGCTGATCTACAAACTCATCACATTTGGTGGCAGCGACCACAATGGGTTTCTTTGACTTGGCGATTTGAGAGTAGAGGCCATTGACAAACTTCATTTGGTCATCAAACTTCCTGTTGCAGCCCTTGCTGACGTCGACGCAGAGCACAAAGCCGTCAATGTTCAGCTTCCCGTCCGGCATCTGCTTCTGGTCAAAGTCCTGCTCGAGGCccagctggtccgtgcagataTACATGAGCTTTTCGGCAGACTGAAGCTTGGTCGTCGCCGCCCGTTTGCTGTACTGTTGCATGTTGGTGCTCCGGTGCGCCTGAAACGTCTGATCATCGATGAACTCCGTCTGCTCGATGACTTGGATCTTACAGTCCAGTCCCTCGTCCCCCCTGTGGGGAACGTCGCCCCAGTACAGGAAGTGGTCATTGTTCACCACGCGCCCCCCAAAGTCGATTGTGCTCAGCACGGACGTGTGCTCCGAGTAGTAGTCGTCGGCGTCGGGACGCACGTATCTGTTGCACAGGCACGACTTGCCCACGCCGCAGTTTCCCTTGTCTTTCTCCGCCCCGGAGAGGCCAACCACGCTGACGGCGAATGTCGGGGGGCGCGCATCCTTGTTCTTGGCCATTATATCCTCAGGCTCATCGCTGAGTCGCTGGCTGTCAGGAAAAAGCTCAGGATATCATTCCTGTCAGTGGCACGCCAGCGGGTTCATCTTCGGCCTCCGGGAGCGAGCGGTCCCACGTTCCCCTCAGATCTTCTCGGAGCTGGCGAACTGCGGCCGGCTTCTCCTCTTATCACCTGCCTTGCGAGACACACAATTGGAGCCGGATTAACGCGTGCACGCTTTACACGGCAACAATTCGCTGCTTGTTGCTGTTGCCTCTGAGACGTAAGCAACAAGTCTGCTCCACTGATATGCCATAAACATCCCATCACCAAAGAATTGCCGGAACacacaaaagcaacaacacTTTCAATGTCACATATGTGAAATACTGTGCGCcacatatcatttttttttttttttttttttaaagttctcccccccccctggTTTACTTTACAATAGCGTCCTTTTCTTTTCACCAAACTACTGTCACCAATGAATTTCCCCGGTGCGGGATCAATTAAGTCTTATCCCTCGTATtgagacaaaataaatatttaacgcgtcaccatttttctcactaaatatatttccaaaggtgcgattgacattacattttcaccagatgttgggaacaacccaagcagtccatacatacaaagaaagaagaacaaataACATCCGAAATTAAGTTGCGTGTCGTAATGTGAACTGACACAGGGAAAGGTGAGGTGCAAAAAagggcatggaaagccaagaatcatcaataatcaaacagcaatccagccccttgtcagtccAAATGAATCTCAGCTGCTTCAATCCGacttgatggcctacaaaaaggtctcattgccaaggtgggAGTCAAGACGCATCTCAGGATGGTTAAGAGCAGAGAGCttaactaattgttgcaaaacataatggcattggttacaggcgcgtATCGAAGCTTCTGAACGATCCAGTGATCCACGGTCGGGGCGATAATACGGAAGCGGAAAGCCAATCGGACCACCAtgaatttgcctcgatcaggtgctcctcgcaggatttgtgcaaagaataatcagaagagttttcCAAGAGCCAAGAAGCACCTGTGGagcgcttcaaaaagacctggaattaacaGGCAgcgttgtcacaaggaaaacggtgagtaacgtactgtatgcacgctcaccacgcaggACCCAACATTTAGACAAGCcggttaaatactgggagagtGTAGTCTTGTCTGATGCGAGCAAGCAATGAAATGCTTGTATGCCATAATGCACAACACGTTTCGAGGAGAAATGggactgcacatcaccctaaaaacaccacaccCACAGtcaagttcggaggtgggaacatgatggtgtggggctgcttttcaacaaatggtactggttAACTTCAGATTACTGAAGGAAGGACGAATGGGCAAAcgtacagagacattcttgacaaaaatctgttgccatctacgaggatgatgataaatgaaacgagggtggacatttcagcatataatgatccaaaacataatgCCGAGGAAACTCTCATTtggtttccaagaaaaaaaatctcaagccgctagaatggcccagccaatcaatcacctgacttgaatccaatcgaaaatctatggaaagagcTGAAATTCAcagtccataaaagaagcccacggaaccttcacgATTTGAAGACGGCtcgtgtggaggaatgggccaaaatcgcACCAGAGCagtgcatgcgactagtttctccatacagagGCATCTTGAACctatcattgcaaacaaaggcttttgtaccaattattcaataaataccaatacttttcaatactttttctctgTGTCATCTCACATTATGACACACAagttaatttctgatcttatttgttctactttgttCTTTGTATTTACAGAttgcttgggttgttcccaacatctggtggaaTTTCATGTCAATGGCACCTTTggaatatatttagtgagaaaaatggtgacgtgttaaatacttattcaGCCACTGTATTTTGCTAGGTCGCCTTAAAATTGGAAATCggatttttgtacaaaaaacaaaaaataaccgACTGTTTTATTTTAAGGTCATATCGGCCATCGAACAATTCGAAGTACAGTGGACTCCCGCATTGTTGCGGTTCAGCATTTGCGAAATGCACTTATTTGCGGTTTTCTGGGGGGAACCtactgtccccccccccccccccgatattCACAGAAACCCCCGCTTCTTTGCGGGAGTCAGTTTTTCCCCGATCCTCTGCTTATTCAATTATTAGTGTCAATTATTTACTGATTGTGGATATTTGTGGTCCTGTACGGTCCCCATCGCCACTGGACACACGAGTAAGTCAACAGATGATAATGTTCAAAGAAATTCCAAAATAAGGAAATGTATAATAAGGGAAAAGGGGAATTCACAATTCCAGTCGTATCCACAATGTAAACAACCAATTACTGATaccaaaaatgtggaaaatctAAAAATAGTAGAGTCCAAACTGGAAAAGAATGAGAAAATACAGATTTCTCTCCAATGTTTCAGCCTTTGAAGCGTGACAACGGCTTATTAGGAGGCACAGAGAGTGACTCGCCCTCGTCCATTTCACTTTGCTTTTTCCCCCGTGCGGCGAAAAAGACGCGCTTTGGAGGCGGATAAAAATGGCCGGCAAGTGCGGCCCTTTGACAGCCACTGACCTGAAAAGATTTGCTCGGCTGTGACAGTCAATCACAGAAACCAAAAGCGAGCGCAGATCTGTTCTCATGCCGCCGCGACGTTTCAGCAACAAACCTTCACGCTACGCAAAATGAGATTATTTGCATCCATCAAGGTCCGGCGGGAGGCGCGTGATTGACGAGCGCGTCCCTTTTGCCTGCCAATCAAACTGCGCAAGCAAACAAATTGGCTGCACTTCCGGAGGGGAGGAGGACGGCAACGATCGCTCCCGTTGTCACGCGACCTCTTCAAAGCAGGACTGCCCGATATGGCCGTAAAATAAAGTCTCCAAAAATACCCTCTACATTTGGCACGGCACAGAAACCCAACTTTGAatgatacaaaaacaacaacgagtATCGAGAACGAGGCTTGAAAAGGGTGCAAAAATCACAGCGTTTTCTCTGCGCTGCACTGAAGGCCTTGCAACCTCGCCCCGCTCAATTGTCACCTACAGAGCCACTGTTCAACTTCAAATTCTCCACATTTCAGCTTCTCATCGGTAGATATTCTCCGACTTCCgcagtcctccatgaaagccgACCGATCAGTTTCTTGtttcatttgcaaacatctgcttttacttggGAAAACAACGATCGACATTTGGCCCATTTTcagacatgttacggaccataACAGTAAATGAATCGGAATTgatgtttgtacattttctgcactgtcaatttgaaatcatGCCCTGTTAAGAAAGGGATGTCAATTAAAAATGCTTATTATTCGATTCAttgatgaatttaaaaaaaaataaaaaatcgacaGATGAATCAATTATTCAAACCATCTTTTGTTGCAGCTATTTttgcatttagttttttttttaattgtacttatttgtttcttcaattttatattgttttccACTTCCAATGGGTgatcaaaatgaaaatggtgAGCTCCTCAGCAACCTGCAGCGACGGTGCCCGGTGCGCGGCTGACGCCGGATGACATCACGGGGCGGGGCAAACAGTCCGGCAGGTCCGGCAGGTTTGCGAAGCAAACCGTGTGGCGCCACAACGGCCGTTACTTGTCGCAATGGCGATCGTCGCTGCCTGACAGCTGGTTCGCCCGCTACAAGCACACGATGGAGACGAGTATTTGTTTCGTTCCTTCCATGGGCGTGTTGTTGACTTTGGCCTGACTCAGCCGCTAGCGTGTGCATACACGTCGCCGATTCATTTTCTGGTGAAGCGACGCGTCCAAACGGGCCCGTTCGGAGCGCGGTAGTGAGCAAAAATGCCAGCTGTCGAAGCAACGAGAAAATGACGAATGCTATCGTTTCTGGGCCGATATTGCGGCGTGACATTCCTCCAGTCCGCAATGTTTGAGCCAGTCGCTCACCCCGATCCAAACATCTGTTTCACATCTCGGGCGAGGAGGCCCGATCCGTGCTGCTATTCCCGCCCGCATCTTAAAACGTACGTCGCCGCAGACGAGCCCGGAGGAGCTCGGGCCCGCGAAGGCGGACTAGGCGACAACACCGGCGCACTGTCTGCACAATCTTTACAATTTGGAAGGACACGCATCTACATGGCGATTGATCTTTCGGGATCTCGCCATGGTTTTGAACGGGTTTTACTGTGTACTCGGGCTATACACGAATCGGGACGGGAGTGGGCGAAGAAAAGCAATCAGCGAATCAGAAGAAATATCATACGCAGGGTTTCCCACATTTATTTGTGGCTGGCCTCCACAATTTCATTTTGGCCACCGTCAACAGATTTTGTCTGTACTGAGATTTGATCCATACCGCCAATTTGCTTTCTGATACGATACTGAAAATACAGACCCTCAAATGACCGACGTATCTAAAGTATCGATATTCGCTTTTGCCAATCGATCCGGTATCGGCGCCATCGACAATTCAGACGGTGTCGATCCTTCGGCAGGCCAGTGACGGAGTCTCGTCACGGCGCACTCGGTGCTGCTTtcgtttgtatttgtgtgcattTCGGCTTGGATACGCAACTCCACGTCGGGCAAAGCCGACGTACAGTCGTCAGGATCTTCATACTGAAAAACccacacatttaagttcttcgTTAAAATCTTTTTGAAAAACTTCCAACTAAAGTATTGAGTTGtaattgtatgtacagtactgcaTGTTCTGAAAACAACTACATTGTTACCAAAAATCAAGCTCTGCTCGTTTgttaacaaaaaacatttgaactcaCACAGTTGCTTTCCCATTTATGCAGGCATTAAGTTAGTTAATTAGCTGTTACAGAATACATGTAAAGACGTGCATGGCTTTCTTTTGTTACGCTTCTTTCCAAATGACATCAAAGAAATGAACTGCTGAGTCAGCCACCCAGCGCTTGTTGCACAGAAAACTTCATATTCAcagtcatccattttgcagaTATAACTTGAGCAACTATTCATCTTTAGCATATACAAAGCTGTAGTATGCTAATTCCATTCGACCACACATCACGCACGGTCCAGTGCTACCAATGGAAAAGTTATGTAGAGCCCTGCTAGTGTTTGATTGCACGTCTTTGTCATTTCTTTACTTAAAAGGTggcaactttttcttgtattttgggATGTAATGTTGTCTCTATGATGCCTCAGTACGCATGGCAAAACTGAATTCAAACGGTCCCTGCGTTCCCGAGTTCCCGACGCTTTTCTGCCCAGGCCTGAAATCGCTTCATTTTATTGGACGTCGGCTCCCGATCGGAGGAAAGGGGGCGCTCTTAGCCAAATCTGGACAAAGCGGATAGAAAAGTGGCTCCAACACAAGCGGCTGTCAGAGGGGCGCTTTCTGGACAAAAAGCAAGGTTCAAATGAAATTGACGCTTGGATACCAAGTCCATGCATgctagagagtcactctatggagggcGAAAtaggcaaaatacgggacctttaagggattgtattttttgataGAAATATTGGAATTTATTCTAAGCTATCCGCTAAGTGTTCATTTGACTTTGCAATGCGGCCAGCCGCCGTCTCCCCTCCACCGCAAATAGACTCCCGTCCTGTGGGAAACACCGATACTACTCACTtcattctgacaagagctgcaactaCTGCCACGCCgcatttattcacaaaaaacaccattttTAGCCTGTGATTACGGCCGACGCCATTTTGAGTTGCACATTCGGTGTCGGTGGCCGCAGTGGGCGCAGACGGCGATGACGTCCACAAAACTCCACCGAGAGTAGGACCTCCACGGAATCGGGCGCAAAACCAAACCGAGTTCTACCTTTGGCCGCGGATTCTGGTTTAAGTAAGACGTtttaaacaaagaacaaaacctTTCGTAGGGAGAAGCGGCAGCCAAAAGGTGCCCGCGTACGCCCGTTCTGGTTCTATAGCTAGTTTGCAAATCATCActttggatttttcttttttttggacaattacaTGATTGTATTTTGGAAGGGGTTTCCCGAGTGGCAGATGAAAAGACAAGGTCGAAGAGATACGTTGAGAAATCATTCACTTCCActgttgaagactctaaattgctcgtaggtgtgcatgtgtttgtctatgtgtgccctcgCGCGGGGGAGGAtcagcggtgtagaaaatggatggatggatggatggatggatggatggatgtttcactCTAATTTGAAGAGGATTTTTGGACCCGATTTTTCCCTCGGCGAGATCCCATAAAAAGGTTAcccaaacatgacattttgttgCATGCTGTGTTTCTATGTTTTGCTGCTCCAtgcgtgttaaaaaaaaacaaaagtctatTATTAAAGTAACATCCTTCATCATTCTAATCAGGGGTGCGCATCAACATTTTGTTCTGGTCCTCAAAGCAGCACCAGAGGTTCTTGTCGGGTGCTCGTTTTTTTCCTGAACCGCCAACCACCCAACTGGCACTGGCGATTCTAGGATGTATTCCTATGACCGGCCATTCATGACACTCGTGCGTTATTAATAGATGGAGCCTATAGCAATGTCATGAAGTGTTCTTTAGATGTATGCATATTGTATAACTTAATACAGCCCTTACCTAACTAAATAAGGCTTTCTGGTTGGTGGGAACACACTGCACCCTCCAATAATGGCTACTTTCAGAAGCTTCTCATGACACTCAAATTGATTTGCAATAGGATGCATTAGCCCTTAAGAGTTTTACGTACAGAAACAGAATACAGGTCATTTTAATGTGTTGGTACCTTTGcaataaaagagggaaaagtGACACACTTCTGAATATTATTGTTTACCTTTGTTCCTATTTACAGATGTTACAATTTGCACACTAGCATGAGTCTCCTGTTTCCGAGTGTTTTCCCCATGAAGAGAACTTAAGTCATAGTTGTTCTTGGGTGCAGATACTACCATCTTTCTCTGGAGGCACGAGATAAAACATCCCTAACTCCGTTTTGTGCTCAACTTACTGCACGTTTGAATTTGCCTTCCAATCTCCGAGCGTCGTAGAGTTTTGTGGTTTGCCTGAACGTACGGAATTGAATCATCGAATCATTGAACACATTTGTTCCTCTCTCAGTGCAGCTGAGCTCAGCTGCGAGATTGCGCCCCACGGGAAGCGCCCCCGCAAACTGCGCGAGCCCACCTTGGAGAAATCGTGTCTTGCCATTGGTTCATTGGTTCTCCCTCACAGGAGCGCTAGCTGTTTTTTTACAGGGCAGCGCTACGAGGCCGGGGTGAGTGGGAAACTGTATGATGGTAGTGTTTGGAACGGCTGCGTCTGGAGAATAAACAAGCCCGCCTGTTCTCTCGCTTCTCTCAGGCAACCTCGTCTACCGCACtgtttaaaggtcccgtattttgtctgtttcgccctccatagagtgactctctagcATGGACTTCGTGTCCAAGCGTCAATTTCATTTGAACCTTGCATTTGTCATCCGAGCGTCCAGAAAACGCCCCTCTGACAGCCGCTTGCGTTGGAGCCATGTTTGTTACGTCGACAGCGccggctcgggagcggagaggtaggcggagatcttcgagaaattccaatgagctgatttcagggcagaaaaatgtctgtgaatcaggaatgcgtggaccgTTTCAATTcagatttcacatgtttactgaggcaccactgAGACTAtaatacatcccaaatactagaaaaagttggttcggtaaaatatggcacctttgaaaagaaaaatttccccccaaaaatatttttggtgtGCAAATGCGCAGTGACAATTAAATTGAGAGCGCAGTTCATATTTTCAGTGCGCATGTCCACACCAAGTAGACTTTGGTTAGATGAAATTATACCATTTGGTTGAAACCTTTTGTGGTTTAAGTATACAATGTTTATTCATCTAttattttatgtgtcagttttacagtcaacttcaactgggagtgacaaccAGCTTGATGCAATCTGGAGAACAAAAAGTGTCTTTTGATAAGTCTGagtgtgttttaatgagtttaaatgtgcttAGAGCATGTGGGAAGGATAACggtaagtataaaaaaaaacaaaagttgtatATGGTCTCATTTTCTTCTGTCGCAGGCGGGTCAGGAGTGTGTCCCCGTGACACAGAGGGTTCACggtgtaaaacacacacaaacttcaGAGTCGGGAAGGACGTGTGTGAATTAGCTTCATGCTCATCATATTGCTTGCATGGATTAAGGTATCCCTTAGCGGGCAGCTTCGAGAAAGGACCAAATGCCGTTAAGCCCCCAACACGTCGCCAAGAACGGAAAAGCTTGTCAAGTCAAAGCCGCTCGATTAGCATAAACATATCGTCTTTCTTCAAGCGAACTTACCGAGCGGGCGTCCGACGGGAAGAAGACTCAAAACGAGCCGCGCGGCTTCCGACTCACCGTCGTGGCGACGGGACCCCCGCAGGAAGCGCCAAACGAAAACAGTCGAAACATTCCAACACTCGAGCGCTTCTCGGGAAGCGACGGATCAGCAGGTTTTTAGCTTTTACCGTTGGATCCATTTGTTACAGTTATGACATAAATCATAATGTCAATCGCCTTTTGAAAACTTTGGTTCATTTCCTCTTCTAGTttgttccccaaaaaaattccaagCTAAGCAAAATGTATCACAACAAACCTGATGACTTTGTTCTCTTCTCCGATTGGTCACAAGAATGTAAACAGGAAGGAGGGTGGGTACACAGACTAGTTAGCGATCTtaacccttgggtcaaattgacctgtttgacatttgaaaaaatgatGGACGAACCCTGCTATGATATTTTTGGAGGATGACATGTGGAGAGGGCTTTGGAGCTGGCATGggtgctttagagcgcctcctTGTCGGCTGTGAGTGCACGCAGGTCACGCGGAGAAAGACTgcaagggatttttttttttgccagccaATGTGTGGCTGGTGCTTCTGCTTCAAAGCGCCTCGTCGTTGCGGCATGGAAAAGCCCCGCAACGACCCGGTCGAATGCATTCCAGCCACCTGAGGCATGAAACAGACATATTTTCACGGCTCAAACGTGCAGTTATGTGTAGGCACGAGAAAGATGCAAGACCAAATttgatggggggtgggggtgtccTCGGTCTACCGTTGCCGTACGACGATCTCGTTTGCCGGCCGGCGTAAGAAGACTTCTTCACTTGTCCCCCTTACTGTGTGCCAGCCAAGCAAGTAAGGCCAGGCAAGGTAAGgaattggtgttttttgttaccattttttccatttgcttgTTTTAAGTTGTGGCTTCGaggtgtttttcaaaataatgtttCAGGGTAGCAATTTCCcacgggctcaccacctgtggccATAAGGGTCGGCGCAGTGCGAGCCGGGCggcggccgaaggcggggacctcggcgatccgatccccggctacagaagctggctctagggacgtggaatgtcacctctctagcagggaaggagtccgagttggtgtgtgatgtgggtatacttattgccccccggctcggcgcctgtacgtcgtggttcaccccggtggacgagagggtagcctccttccgccttcgggtggggggacgagtcctgactgttgtttgtgcctatgcgccaaacagcacttcagagtacccaccctttttggagtccttgctggagagcgctcccgctggggactccatcgttctgctgggggacttcaatgctcacgtgggcaatgacagcgagacccggaagggcg
The genomic region above belongs to Phyllopteryx taeniolatus isolate TA_2022b chromosome 6, UOR_Ptae_1.2, whole genome shotgun sequence and contains:
- the arhgap5 gene encoding rho GTPase-activating protein 5 isoform X2 — encoded protein: MAKNKDARPPTFAVSVVGLSGAEKDKGNCGVGKSCLCNRYVRPDADDYYSEHTSVLSTIDFGGRVVNNDHFLYWGDVPHRGDEGLDCKIQVIEQTEFIDDQTFQAHRSTNMQQYSKRAATTKLQSAEKLMYICTDQLGLEQDFDQKQMPDGKLNIDGFVLCVDVSKGCNRKFDDQMKFVNGLYSQIAKSKKPIVVAATKCDEFVDQHLRDLYTFVASKKNLLLVETSARANINVELCFNALIQQLDKTRGKPKMVPYLEADKVQRQLVASVTERFEKLMVQMVRDYHTTWKAVVSNTKGNPDYEEFVTLEGSRKGRSMFTKHIAQLKQEHIKRRREEYLTTLPKTLNNLVSRLDEVEHLTWAEAQSVIRNRSDFQCWFVVLEQTPWDESDHIDNSDRRIPFDLLSTPDGERIYHNHVQHLLSEKRRVDMKERFKKTLDRVHFISAGQPWEEVMCFVMEDEASKFITESDRRDVYCRHQQEIVERAKEEFQEMLFEHAELFYDLDLNATPSCDKMSEIHSVLNEEPRYRALQKLAPDRESLLLKHIGFVYHPTKETCLSGHNCVDLKVEQVLANRLVQLDHGRSNLYYNIANVDKINLCLLGREGLSQELANEIRAQSTDDEYALDGKIYEMELLPVDVNSTLLFSHTWVSTFKPHGCFCVFNSIESLNCIGDCIGRIRAEIAQGRREKFSPPLPFILILANQRDSVCKNIPILRHQGQQLANKLQCTFVDIPTGAFPRKFTEFQIKQGLRAVLDGLKQNFDVLAPLPSIKDLSEADLRIVMCAMCWDPFSVELILSPFLESHCCSAGQPGQANTLLLDKIIGDSRRRIQVAVLSYHSAIGVRKDELVHGYILVYSAKRKASMATLRAFLAEVHDVIPVQMVAITDSQADFFENDAIKELMTEGEHIATEIAAKFTALYSLSQYHRQTEVFTPFFNEVLEKKPNIESSFLFDSSSRECTTGAAEDVFQTSPQSHSPAYNTYYPESDDDNEAPPPYSPIGDDVQLLPTPSERTKYRIDLEGNVYPVHSTPLGDNERNHKVPPPVRPKPALSKPNVKKLDPNLLKTIEAGMRSNRRPPRIPATHSDDVEASDNYADPADTLPRTRGFHTDDIYAEPDDAHRRLVKIRNSFGLHGGGEDENGYDRKTQTGRRPSKYKHRSKILFSKTKAYQRRFHLDSDGEETGPTTQKKKKGRAHRGSEEDPLLSPADPWKGGIDNPAITSDPEQEDKKMKKKKTPKTPKEPKKAKSSKPPKPLYPPTRRTWESNNFGVPLRNLVAPDRPIPLFVEKCVDYIERTGLTTEGLYRVSGNKTDQDNIQKQFDQDQSVDFVALDVAINAAAGALKAFFAELPEPLIPYSLHPELAEAAKMVDYVERLQVLKEIVKKFPPVNYHVFKYIITHLNRDGVVSKCVAVDGGGGGRGHIPQDESAGGHSEVSC